One genomic window of Leopardus geoffroyi isolate Oge1 chromosome C3, O.geoffroyi_Oge1_pat1.0, whole genome shotgun sequence includes the following:
- the KIRREL1 gene encoding kin of IRRE-like protein 1 isoform X3 yields the protein MGQGLKAWPRYRVMGSADAGQYNLEITDAELSDDASYECQATEAALRSRRAKLTVLIPPEDTRIDGGPVILLQAGTPHNLTCRAFNAKPAATIIWFRDGTQQEGAVASTELLKDGKRETTISQLLINPTDLDIGRVFTCRSVNEAVPSGKETSIELDVHHPPTVTLSIEPQTVQEGERVVFTCQATANPEILGYRWAKGGFLIEDAHESRYQTNVDYSFFTEPVSCEVHNKVGSTNVSTLVNVHFAPRIVVDPKPTTTDIGSDVTLTCVWVGNPPLTLTWTKKDSNMGPRPHGSPPEAALSAQVLSNSNQLLLKSVTQADAGTYTCRAIVPRIGVAEREVPLYVNGPPIISSEAVQYAVRGDGGKVECFIGSTPPPDRIAWAWKENFLEVGTLERYTVERTNSGSGVLSTLTINNVMEADFQTHYNCTAWNSFGPGTAIIQLEEREVLPVGIIAGATIGAGILLTFSFIALAFFLYRRRKGSRKDVTLRKLDIKVETVNREPLTMHSDREDDTASVSTATRVMKAIYSSFKDDVDLKQDLRCDTMDTREEYEMKDPTNGYYNVRAHEDRPASRAVLYADYRAPGPARFDGRPASRLSHSSGYAQLSSYGRAPASDFGPEPAAPGPAAPAGADSAGPLSFENYDKFNPHPFPAAAGYPTYRLGYPQAPPSGLERTAYEPYDPIGKYATATRFSYTSQHADYGQRFQQRMQTHV from the exons ATGGGCCAGGGCCTCAAAG CCTGGCCACGGTACCGGGTCATGGGCTCTGCAGACGCTGGGCAGTACAACCTGGAGATCACGGACGCCGAGCTGTCTGACGACGCCTCCTACGAGTGCCAGGCCACGGAGGCCGCCCTGCGCTCGCGACGGGCCAAGCTCACCGTGCTCA TCCCCCCAGAGGACACCAGGATCGACGGCGGCCCTGTGATCCTGCTGCAAGCGGGCACACCACACAACCTCACGTGCCGAGCCTTCAACGCCAAGCCCGCCGCCACCATCATCTGGTTCCGGGACGGGACTCAGCAGGAGGGCGCGGTGGCCAGCACG GAGCTGCTGAAGGATGGGAAGAGGGAGACCACCATCAGCCAGCTGCTCATTAACCCCACAGACCTGGACATCGGGCGTGTGTTCACCTGCCGCAGCGTGAACGAGGCCGTCCCGAGCGGCAAGGAGACTTCCATCGAGCTGGATGTGCACC ACCCTCCCACGGTGACCCTGTCCATTGAGCCACAGACGGTACAGGAGGGTGAGCGTGTTGTCTTCACGTGCCAGGCCACAGCCAACCCCGAGATCCTGGGCTACAG GTGGGCCAAGGGGGGCTTCTTGATTGAAGATGCTCACGAGAGTCGCTACCAGACGAACGTCGACTACTCCTTCTTCACGGAGCCTGTGTCCTGTGAGGTTCACAATAAAGTGGGAAGCACCAACGTCAGCACCTTAGTAAACGTCCACT TTGCCCCCCGGATCGTGGTTGACCCCAAGCCCACGACCACAGATATTGGCTCTGATGTGACCCTCACCTGTGTCTGGGTGGGGAATCCGCCCCTCACCCTCACCTGGACCAAAAAGGATTCAAACATG GGGCCCAGGCCCCACGGCTCCCCACCCGAGGCTGCTCTCTCTGCCCAGGTCCTGAGTAACAGCAACCAGCTGCTGTTGAAGTCAGTGACCCAGGCCGATGCCGGCACCTACACCTGCCGGGCCATCGTGCCTCGGATCGGAGTGGCCGAGAGGGAGGTGCCCCTCTACGTGAACG GGCCCCCCATTATCTCCAGCGAGGCGGTGCAGTATGCCGTCAGGGGTGACGGTGGCAAAGTGGAGTGTTTCATCGGGAGTACGCCGCCCCCCGACCGCATT gcctgggcATGGAAGGAGAACTTCCTGGAGGTGGGGACGCTGGAGCGCTACACGGTGGAGAGGACCAACTCGGGCAGCGGAGTGCTGTCCACACTCACCATCAACAACGTCATGGAGGCCGACTTTCAGACACACTACAACTGCACGGCCTGGAACAGCTTCGGGCCGGGCACGGCCATCATCCAGCTGGAGGAGCGAG AGGTGCTGCCCGTGGGCATCATCGCCGGGGCCACCATCGGAGCGGGCATCCTGCTGACCTTCTCCTTCATCGCCTTGGCGTTCTTCCTCTATCGCCGCCGCAAAGGCA gtcGCAAGGACGTGACCCTGAGGAAGCTGGACATCAAGGTGGAGACGGTGAACCGCGAGCCACTCACGATGCATTCCGACCGGGAGGACGATACTGCCAGCGTGTCCACTGCGACTCGGGTCATGAAGGCCATCTATTCG TCCTTCAAGGACGACGTGGACCTGAAGCAGGACCTGCGCTGCGACACCATGGACACGCGGGAGGAGTACGAGATGAAG GACCCCACCAACGGCTACTACAACGTGCGCGCCCACGAGGACCGGCCGGCGTCGCGGGCCGTGCTCTACGCCGACTACCGCGCCCCCGGGCCCGCGCGCTTCGACGGGCGCCCGGCCTCGCGCCTCTCGCACTCGAGCGGCTACGCGCAGCTCAGCTCCTACGGCCGCGCCcccgcgtccgacttcggccccgAGCCCGCGGCCCCCgggcccgccgcccccgccggcGCCGACTCGGCCGGCCCGCTGTCCTTCGAGAACTACGACAAGTtcaacccccaccccttccccgcGGCGGCCGGCTACCCCACCTACCGACTGGGCTACCCGCAGGCGCCGCCGTCGGGCCTGGAGCGGACCGCGTACGAGCCTTACGACCCCATCGGCAAGTACGCCACGGCCACGCGCTTCTCCTACACGTCCCAGCACGCGGACTACGGCCAGCGGTTCCAGCAGCGCATGCAGACTCACGTGTAG
- the KIRREL1 gene encoding kin of IRRE-like protein 1 isoform X5 has product MLSLLVWILTLSDTFSQGTQTRFSQEPADQTVVAGQRAVLPCVLLNYSGIVQWTKDGLALGMGQGLKAWPRYRVMGSADAGQYNLEITDAELSDDASYECQATEAALRSRRAKLTVLIPPEDTRIDGGPVILLQAGTPHNLTCRAFNAKPAATIIWFRDGTQQEGAVASTELLKDGKRETTISQLLINPTDLDIGRVFTCRSVNEAVPSGKETSIELDVHHPPTVTLSIEPQTVQEGERVVFTCQATANPEILGYRWAKGGFLIEDAHESRYQTNVDYSFFTEPVSCEVHNKVGSTNVSTLVNVHFAPRIVVDPKPTTTDIGSDVTLTCVWVGNPPLTLTWTKKDSNMVLSNSNQLLLKSVTQADAGTYTCRAIVPRIGVAEREVPLYVNGPPIISSEAVQYAVRGDGGKVECFIGSTPPPDRIAWAWKENFLEVGTLERYTVERTNSGSGVLSTLTINNVMEADFQTHYNCTAWNSFGPGTAIIQLEEREVLPVGIIAGATIGAGILLTFSFIALAFFLYRRRKGSRKDVTLRKLDIKVETVNREPLTMHSDREDDTASVSTATRVMKAIYSSFKDDVDLKQDLRCDTMDTREEYEMKAPPSGLERTAYEPYDPIGKYATATRFSYTSQHADYGQRFQQRMQTHV; this is encoded by the exons GGACCCAGACCCGCTTCAGCCAGGAGCCGGCCGACCAGACCGTGGTGGCAGGACAGCGGGCCGTGCTCCCCTGCGTGCTGCTCAACTACTCGGGCATCGTGCAATGGACCAAGGACGGGCTGGCGCTGGGCATGGGCCAGGGCCTCAAAG CCTGGCCACGGTACCGGGTCATGGGCTCTGCAGACGCTGGGCAGTACAACCTGGAGATCACGGACGCCGAGCTGTCTGACGACGCCTCCTACGAGTGCCAGGCCACGGAGGCCGCCCTGCGCTCGCGACGGGCCAAGCTCACCGTGCTCA TCCCCCCAGAGGACACCAGGATCGACGGCGGCCCTGTGATCCTGCTGCAAGCGGGCACACCACACAACCTCACGTGCCGAGCCTTCAACGCCAAGCCCGCCGCCACCATCATCTGGTTCCGGGACGGGACTCAGCAGGAGGGCGCGGTGGCCAGCACG GAGCTGCTGAAGGATGGGAAGAGGGAGACCACCATCAGCCAGCTGCTCATTAACCCCACAGACCTGGACATCGGGCGTGTGTTCACCTGCCGCAGCGTGAACGAGGCCGTCCCGAGCGGCAAGGAGACTTCCATCGAGCTGGATGTGCACC ACCCTCCCACGGTGACCCTGTCCATTGAGCCACAGACGGTACAGGAGGGTGAGCGTGTTGTCTTCACGTGCCAGGCCACAGCCAACCCCGAGATCCTGGGCTACAG GTGGGCCAAGGGGGGCTTCTTGATTGAAGATGCTCACGAGAGTCGCTACCAGACGAACGTCGACTACTCCTTCTTCACGGAGCCTGTGTCCTGTGAGGTTCACAATAAAGTGGGAAGCACCAACGTCAGCACCTTAGTAAACGTCCACT TTGCCCCCCGGATCGTGGTTGACCCCAAGCCCACGACCACAGATATTGGCTCTGATGTGACCCTCACCTGTGTCTGGGTGGGGAATCCGCCCCTCACCCTCACCTGGACCAAAAAGGATTCAAACATG GTCCTGAGTAACAGCAACCAGCTGCTGTTGAAGTCAGTGACCCAGGCCGATGCCGGCACCTACACCTGCCGGGCCATCGTGCCTCGGATCGGAGTGGCCGAGAGGGAGGTGCCCCTCTACGTGAACG GGCCCCCCATTATCTCCAGCGAGGCGGTGCAGTATGCCGTCAGGGGTGACGGTGGCAAAGTGGAGTGTTTCATCGGGAGTACGCCGCCCCCCGACCGCATT gcctgggcATGGAAGGAGAACTTCCTGGAGGTGGGGACGCTGGAGCGCTACACGGTGGAGAGGACCAACTCGGGCAGCGGAGTGCTGTCCACACTCACCATCAACAACGTCATGGAGGCCGACTTTCAGACACACTACAACTGCACGGCCTGGAACAGCTTCGGGCCGGGCACGGCCATCATCCAGCTGGAGGAGCGAG AGGTGCTGCCCGTGGGCATCATCGCCGGGGCCACCATCGGAGCGGGCATCCTGCTGACCTTCTCCTTCATCGCCTTGGCGTTCTTCCTCTATCGCCGCCGCAAAGGCA gtcGCAAGGACGTGACCCTGAGGAAGCTGGACATCAAGGTGGAGACGGTGAACCGCGAGCCACTCACGATGCATTCCGACCGGGAGGACGATACTGCCAGCGTGTCCACTGCGACTCGGGTCATGAAGGCCATCTATTCG TCCTTCAAGGACGACGTGGACCTGAAGCAGGACCTGCGCTGCGACACCATGGACACGCGGGAGGAGTACGAGATGAAG GCGCCGCCGTCGGGCCTGGAGCGGACCGCGTACGAGCCTTACGACCCCATCGGCAAGTACGCCACGGCCACGCGCTTCTCCTACACGTCCCAGCACGCGGACTACGGCCAGCGGTTCCAGCAGCGCATGCAGACTCACGTGTAG
- the KIRREL1 gene encoding kin of IRRE-like protein 1 isoform X2 has translation MLSLLVWILTLSDTFSQGTQTRFSQEPADQTVVAGQRAVLPCVLLNYSGIVQWTKDGLALGMGQGLKAWPRYRVMGSADAGQYNLEITDAELSDDASYECQATEAALRSRRAKLTVLIPPEDTRIDGGPVILLQAGTPHNLTCRAFNAKPAATIIWFRDGTQQEGAVASTELLKDGKRETTISQLLINPTDLDIGRVFTCRSVNEAVPSGKETSIELDVHHPPTVTLSIEPQTVQEGERVVFTCQATANPEILGYRWAKGGFLIEDAHESRYQTNVDYSFFTEPVSCEVHNKVGSTNVSTLVNVHFAPRIVVDPKPTTTDIGSDVTLTCVWVGNPPLTLTWTKKDSNMVLSNSNQLLLKSVTQADAGTYTCRAIVPRIGVAEREVPLYVNGPPIISSEAVQYAVRGDGGKVECFIGSTPPPDRIAWAWKENFLEVGTLERYTVERTNSGSGVLSTLTINNVMEADFQTHYNCTAWNSFGPGTAIIQLEEREVLPVGIIAGATIGAGILLTFSFIALAFFLYRRRKGSRKDVTLRKLDIKVETVNREPLTMHSDREDDTASVSTATRVMKAIYSSFKDDVDLKQDLRCDTMDTREEYEMKDPTNGYYNVRAHEDRPASRAVLYADYRAPGPARFDGRPASRLSHSSGYAQLSSYGRAPASDFGPEPAAPGPAAPAGADSAGPLSFENYDKFNPHPFPAAAGYPTYRLGYPQAPPSGLERTAYEPYDPIGKYATATRFSYTSQHADYGQRFQQRMQTHV, from the exons GGACCCAGACCCGCTTCAGCCAGGAGCCGGCCGACCAGACCGTGGTGGCAGGACAGCGGGCCGTGCTCCCCTGCGTGCTGCTCAACTACTCGGGCATCGTGCAATGGACCAAGGACGGGCTGGCGCTGGGCATGGGCCAGGGCCTCAAAG CCTGGCCACGGTACCGGGTCATGGGCTCTGCAGACGCTGGGCAGTACAACCTGGAGATCACGGACGCCGAGCTGTCTGACGACGCCTCCTACGAGTGCCAGGCCACGGAGGCCGCCCTGCGCTCGCGACGGGCCAAGCTCACCGTGCTCA TCCCCCCAGAGGACACCAGGATCGACGGCGGCCCTGTGATCCTGCTGCAAGCGGGCACACCACACAACCTCACGTGCCGAGCCTTCAACGCCAAGCCCGCCGCCACCATCATCTGGTTCCGGGACGGGACTCAGCAGGAGGGCGCGGTGGCCAGCACG GAGCTGCTGAAGGATGGGAAGAGGGAGACCACCATCAGCCAGCTGCTCATTAACCCCACAGACCTGGACATCGGGCGTGTGTTCACCTGCCGCAGCGTGAACGAGGCCGTCCCGAGCGGCAAGGAGACTTCCATCGAGCTGGATGTGCACC ACCCTCCCACGGTGACCCTGTCCATTGAGCCACAGACGGTACAGGAGGGTGAGCGTGTTGTCTTCACGTGCCAGGCCACAGCCAACCCCGAGATCCTGGGCTACAG GTGGGCCAAGGGGGGCTTCTTGATTGAAGATGCTCACGAGAGTCGCTACCAGACGAACGTCGACTACTCCTTCTTCACGGAGCCTGTGTCCTGTGAGGTTCACAATAAAGTGGGAAGCACCAACGTCAGCACCTTAGTAAACGTCCACT TTGCCCCCCGGATCGTGGTTGACCCCAAGCCCACGACCACAGATATTGGCTCTGATGTGACCCTCACCTGTGTCTGGGTGGGGAATCCGCCCCTCACCCTCACCTGGACCAAAAAGGATTCAAACATG GTCCTGAGTAACAGCAACCAGCTGCTGTTGAAGTCAGTGACCCAGGCCGATGCCGGCACCTACACCTGCCGGGCCATCGTGCCTCGGATCGGAGTGGCCGAGAGGGAGGTGCCCCTCTACGTGAACG GGCCCCCCATTATCTCCAGCGAGGCGGTGCAGTATGCCGTCAGGGGTGACGGTGGCAAAGTGGAGTGTTTCATCGGGAGTACGCCGCCCCCCGACCGCATT gcctgggcATGGAAGGAGAACTTCCTGGAGGTGGGGACGCTGGAGCGCTACACGGTGGAGAGGACCAACTCGGGCAGCGGAGTGCTGTCCACACTCACCATCAACAACGTCATGGAGGCCGACTTTCAGACACACTACAACTGCACGGCCTGGAACAGCTTCGGGCCGGGCACGGCCATCATCCAGCTGGAGGAGCGAG AGGTGCTGCCCGTGGGCATCATCGCCGGGGCCACCATCGGAGCGGGCATCCTGCTGACCTTCTCCTTCATCGCCTTGGCGTTCTTCCTCTATCGCCGCCGCAAAGGCA gtcGCAAGGACGTGACCCTGAGGAAGCTGGACATCAAGGTGGAGACGGTGAACCGCGAGCCACTCACGATGCATTCCGACCGGGAGGACGATACTGCCAGCGTGTCCACTGCGACTCGGGTCATGAAGGCCATCTATTCG TCCTTCAAGGACGACGTGGACCTGAAGCAGGACCTGCGCTGCGACACCATGGACACGCGGGAGGAGTACGAGATGAAG GACCCCACCAACGGCTACTACAACGTGCGCGCCCACGAGGACCGGCCGGCGTCGCGGGCCGTGCTCTACGCCGACTACCGCGCCCCCGGGCCCGCGCGCTTCGACGGGCGCCCGGCCTCGCGCCTCTCGCACTCGAGCGGCTACGCGCAGCTCAGCTCCTACGGCCGCGCCcccgcgtccgacttcggccccgAGCCCGCGGCCCCCgggcccgccgcccccgccggcGCCGACTCGGCCGGCCCGCTGTCCTTCGAGAACTACGACAAGTtcaacccccaccccttccccgcGGCGGCCGGCTACCCCACCTACCGACTGGGCTACCCGCAGGCGCCGCCGTCGGGCCTGGAGCGGACCGCGTACGAGCCTTACGACCCCATCGGCAAGTACGCCACGGCCACGCGCTTCTCCTACACGTCCCAGCACGCGGACTACGGCCAGCGGTTCCAGCAGCGCATGCAGACTCACGTGTAG
- the KIRREL1 gene encoding kin of IRRE-like protein 1 isoform X4 has translation MLSLLVWILTLSDTFSQGTQTRFSQEPADQTVVAGQRAVLPCVLLNYSGIVQWTKDGLALGMGQGLKAWPRYRVMGSADAGQYNLEITDAELSDDASYECQATEAALRSRRAKLTVLIPPEDTRIDGGPVILLQAGTPHNLTCRAFNAKPAATIIWFRDGTQQEGAVASTELLKDGKRETTISQLLINPTDLDIGRVFTCRSVNEAVPSGKETSIELDVHHPPTVTLSIEPQTVQEGERVVFTCQATANPEILGYRWAKGGFLIEDAHESRYQTNVDYSFFTEPVSCEVHNKVGSTNVSTLVNVHFAPRIVVDPKPTTTDIGSDVTLTCVWVGNPPLTLTWTKKDSNMGPRPHGSPPEAALSAQVLSNSNQLLLKSVTQADAGTYTCRAIVPRIGVAEREVPLYVNGPPIISSEAVQYAVRGDGGKVECFIGSTPPPDRIAWAWKENFLEVGTLERYTVERTNSGSGVLSTLTINNVMEADFQTHYNCTAWNSFGPGTAIIQLEEREVLPVGIIAGATIGAGILLTFSFIALAFFLYRRRKGSRKDVTLRKLDIKVETVNREPLTMHSDREDDTASVSTATRVMKAIYSSFKDDVDLKQDLRCDTMDTREEYEMKAPPSGLERTAYEPYDPIGKYATATRFSYTSQHADYGQRFQQRMQTHV, from the exons GGACCCAGACCCGCTTCAGCCAGGAGCCGGCCGACCAGACCGTGGTGGCAGGACAGCGGGCCGTGCTCCCCTGCGTGCTGCTCAACTACTCGGGCATCGTGCAATGGACCAAGGACGGGCTGGCGCTGGGCATGGGCCAGGGCCTCAAAG CCTGGCCACGGTACCGGGTCATGGGCTCTGCAGACGCTGGGCAGTACAACCTGGAGATCACGGACGCCGAGCTGTCTGACGACGCCTCCTACGAGTGCCAGGCCACGGAGGCCGCCCTGCGCTCGCGACGGGCCAAGCTCACCGTGCTCA TCCCCCCAGAGGACACCAGGATCGACGGCGGCCCTGTGATCCTGCTGCAAGCGGGCACACCACACAACCTCACGTGCCGAGCCTTCAACGCCAAGCCCGCCGCCACCATCATCTGGTTCCGGGACGGGACTCAGCAGGAGGGCGCGGTGGCCAGCACG GAGCTGCTGAAGGATGGGAAGAGGGAGACCACCATCAGCCAGCTGCTCATTAACCCCACAGACCTGGACATCGGGCGTGTGTTCACCTGCCGCAGCGTGAACGAGGCCGTCCCGAGCGGCAAGGAGACTTCCATCGAGCTGGATGTGCACC ACCCTCCCACGGTGACCCTGTCCATTGAGCCACAGACGGTACAGGAGGGTGAGCGTGTTGTCTTCACGTGCCAGGCCACAGCCAACCCCGAGATCCTGGGCTACAG GTGGGCCAAGGGGGGCTTCTTGATTGAAGATGCTCACGAGAGTCGCTACCAGACGAACGTCGACTACTCCTTCTTCACGGAGCCTGTGTCCTGTGAGGTTCACAATAAAGTGGGAAGCACCAACGTCAGCACCTTAGTAAACGTCCACT TTGCCCCCCGGATCGTGGTTGACCCCAAGCCCACGACCACAGATATTGGCTCTGATGTGACCCTCACCTGTGTCTGGGTGGGGAATCCGCCCCTCACCCTCACCTGGACCAAAAAGGATTCAAACATG GGGCCCAGGCCCCACGGCTCCCCACCCGAGGCTGCTCTCTCTGCCCAGGTCCTGAGTAACAGCAACCAGCTGCTGTTGAAGTCAGTGACCCAGGCCGATGCCGGCACCTACACCTGCCGGGCCATCGTGCCTCGGATCGGAGTGGCCGAGAGGGAGGTGCCCCTCTACGTGAACG GGCCCCCCATTATCTCCAGCGAGGCGGTGCAGTATGCCGTCAGGGGTGACGGTGGCAAAGTGGAGTGTTTCATCGGGAGTACGCCGCCCCCCGACCGCATT gcctgggcATGGAAGGAGAACTTCCTGGAGGTGGGGACGCTGGAGCGCTACACGGTGGAGAGGACCAACTCGGGCAGCGGAGTGCTGTCCACACTCACCATCAACAACGTCATGGAGGCCGACTTTCAGACACACTACAACTGCACGGCCTGGAACAGCTTCGGGCCGGGCACGGCCATCATCCAGCTGGAGGAGCGAG AGGTGCTGCCCGTGGGCATCATCGCCGGGGCCACCATCGGAGCGGGCATCCTGCTGACCTTCTCCTTCATCGCCTTGGCGTTCTTCCTCTATCGCCGCCGCAAAGGCA gtcGCAAGGACGTGACCCTGAGGAAGCTGGACATCAAGGTGGAGACGGTGAACCGCGAGCCACTCACGATGCATTCCGACCGGGAGGACGATACTGCCAGCGTGTCCACTGCGACTCGGGTCATGAAGGCCATCTATTCG TCCTTCAAGGACGACGTGGACCTGAAGCAGGACCTGCGCTGCGACACCATGGACACGCGGGAGGAGTACGAGATGAAG GCGCCGCCGTCGGGCCTGGAGCGGACCGCGTACGAGCCTTACGACCCCATCGGCAAGTACGCCACGGCCACGCGCTTCTCCTACACGTCCCAGCACGCGGACTACGGCCAGCGGTTCCAGCAGCGCATGCAGACTCACGTGTAG
- the KIRREL1 gene encoding kin of IRRE-like protein 1 isoform X1, which translates to MLSLLVWILTLSDTFSQGTQTRFSQEPADQTVVAGQRAVLPCVLLNYSGIVQWTKDGLALGMGQGLKAWPRYRVMGSADAGQYNLEITDAELSDDASYECQATEAALRSRRAKLTVLIPPEDTRIDGGPVILLQAGTPHNLTCRAFNAKPAATIIWFRDGTQQEGAVASTELLKDGKRETTISQLLINPTDLDIGRVFTCRSVNEAVPSGKETSIELDVHHPPTVTLSIEPQTVQEGERVVFTCQATANPEILGYRWAKGGFLIEDAHESRYQTNVDYSFFTEPVSCEVHNKVGSTNVSTLVNVHFAPRIVVDPKPTTTDIGSDVTLTCVWVGNPPLTLTWTKKDSNMGPRPHGSPPEAALSAQVLSNSNQLLLKSVTQADAGTYTCRAIVPRIGVAEREVPLYVNGPPIISSEAVQYAVRGDGGKVECFIGSTPPPDRIAWAWKENFLEVGTLERYTVERTNSGSGVLSTLTINNVMEADFQTHYNCTAWNSFGPGTAIIQLEEREVLPVGIIAGATIGAGILLTFSFIALAFFLYRRRKGSRKDVTLRKLDIKVETVNREPLTMHSDREDDTASVSTATRVMKAIYSSFKDDVDLKQDLRCDTMDTREEYEMKDPTNGYYNVRAHEDRPASRAVLYADYRAPGPARFDGRPASRLSHSSGYAQLSSYGRAPASDFGPEPAAPGPAAPAGADSAGPLSFENYDKFNPHPFPAAAGYPTYRLGYPQAPPSGLERTAYEPYDPIGKYATATRFSYTSQHADYGQRFQQRMQTHV; encoded by the exons GGACCCAGACCCGCTTCAGCCAGGAGCCGGCCGACCAGACCGTGGTGGCAGGACAGCGGGCCGTGCTCCCCTGCGTGCTGCTCAACTACTCGGGCATCGTGCAATGGACCAAGGACGGGCTGGCGCTGGGCATGGGCCAGGGCCTCAAAG CCTGGCCACGGTACCGGGTCATGGGCTCTGCAGACGCTGGGCAGTACAACCTGGAGATCACGGACGCCGAGCTGTCTGACGACGCCTCCTACGAGTGCCAGGCCACGGAGGCCGCCCTGCGCTCGCGACGGGCCAAGCTCACCGTGCTCA TCCCCCCAGAGGACACCAGGATCGACGGCGGCCCTGTGATCCTGCTGCAAGCGGGCACACCACACAACCTCACGTGCCGAGCCTTCAACGCCAAGCCCGCCGCCACCATCATCTGGTTCCGGGACGGGACTCAGCAGGAGGGCGCGGTGGCCAGCACG GAGCTGCTGAAGGATGGGAAGAGGGAGACCACCATCAGCCAGCTGCTCATTAACCCCACAGACCTGGACATCGGGCGTGTGTTCACCTGCCGCAGCGTGAACGAGGCCGTCCCGAGCGGCAAGGAGACTTCCATCGAGCTGGATGTGCACC ACCCTCCCACGGTGACCCTGTCCATTGAGCCACAGACGGTACAGGAGGGTGAGCGTGTTGTCTTCACGTGCCAGGCCACAGCCAACCCCGAGATCCTGGGCTACAG GTGGGCCAAGGGGGGCTTCTTGATTGAAGATGCTCACGAGAGTCGCTACCAGACGAACGTCGACTACTCCTTCTTCACGGAGCCTGTGTCCTGTGAGGTTCACAATAAAGTGGGAAGCACCAACGTCAGCACCTTAGTAAACGTCCACT TTGCCCCCCGGATCGTGGTTGACCCCAAGCCCACGACCACAGATATTGGCTCTGATGTGACCCTCACCTGTGTCTGGGTGGGGAATCCGCCCCTCACCCTCACCTGGACCAAAAAGGATTCAAACATG GGGCCCAGGCCCCACGGCTCCCCACCCGAGGCTGCTCTCTCTGCCCAGGTCCTGAGTAACAGCAACCAGCTGCTGTTGAAGTCAGTGACCCAGGCCGATGCCGGCACCTACACCTGCCGGGCCATCGTGCCTCGGATCGGAGTGGCCGAGAGGGAGGTGCCCCTCTACGTGAACG GGCCCCCCATTATCTCCAGCGAGGCGGTGCAGTATGCCGTCAGGGGTGACGGTGGCAAAGTGGAGTGTTTCATCGGGAGTACGCCGCCCCCCGACCGCATT gcctgggcATGGAAGGAGAACTTCCTGGAGGTGGGGACGCTGGAGCGCTACACGGTGGAGAGGACCAACTCGGGCAGCGGAGTGCTGTCCACACTCACCATCAACAACGTCATGGAGGCCGACTTTCAGACACACTACAACTGCACGGCCTGGAACAGCTTCGGGCCGGGCACGGCCATCATCCAGCTGGAGGAGCGAG AGGTGCTGCCCGTGGGCATCATCGCCGGGGCCACCATCGGAGCGGGCATCCTGCTGACCTTCTCCTTCATCGCCTTGGCGTTCTTCCTCTATCGCCGCCGCAAAGGCA gtcGCAAGGACGTGACCCTGAGGAAGCTGGACATCAAGGTGGAGACGGTGAACCGCGAGCCACTCACGATGCATTCCGACCGGGAGGACGATACTGCCAGCGTGTCCACTGCGACTCGGGTCATGAAGGCCATCTATTCG TCCTTCAAGGACGACGTGGACCTGAAGCAGGACCTGCGCTGCGACACCATGGACACGCGGGAGGAGTACGAGATGAAG GACCCCACCAACGGCTACTACAACGTGCGCGCCCACGAGGACCGGCCGGCGTCGCGGGCCGTGCTCTACGCCGACTACCGCGCCCCCGGGCCCGCGCGCTTCGACGGGCGCCCGGCCTCGCGCCTCTCGCACTCGAGCGGCTACGCGCAGCTCAGCTCCTACGGCCGCGCCcccgcgtccgacttcggccccgAGCCCGCGGCCCCCgggcccgccgcccccgccggcGCCGACTCGGCCGGCCCGCTGTCCTTCGAGAACTACGACAAGTtcaacccccaccccttccccgcGGCGGCCGGCTACCCCACCTACCGACTGGGCTACCCGCAGGCGCCGCCGTCGGGCCTGGAGCGGACCGCGTACGAGCCTTACGACCCCATCGGCAAGTACGCCACGGCCACGCGCTTCTCCTACACGTCCCAGCACGCGGACTACGGCCAGCGGTTCCAGCAGCGCATGCAGACTCACGTGTAG